Proteins co-encoded in one Pseudoliparis swirei isolate HS2019 ecotype Mariana Trench chromosome 7, NWPU_hadal_v1, whole genome shotgun sequence genomic window:
- the slc25a25a gene encoding calcium-binding mitochondrial carrier protein SCaMC-2-A, which produces MLGLCLYVPVSNADPVEVDCFESKGLPSQLKSLFNKLSVFLPSQEFSAYKRWRKKTLKREENTSDGQLDFEEFVHYLQDYEKDLKLVVKSLTRRNTGHVDPQEFMQSLQDLGVHISSQHAEKALQSMDKNGMITVSSSDWSNFPLEEKTEDIPEIILYWKHSTIFDVGENLMVPDEFTVEEKQTGMLWKHLVAGGGAGVVSRTCTAPLDRLKLMMQVFGSRTNKMCIVGGLMQMIKEGGVRSLWRGNGVNVIKIAPESALKFMAYEQIKQLIGSEKGTLSIGERFVAGSLAGVIAQSTIYPMEVLKTRLALRSTGQFSGISDCAKQIFRREGLVAFYRGYVPNMLGIIPYAGIDLAVYETLKNHYLDQYSTNGSANPGVVVLLACGTVSSTCGQLASYPLALVRTRMQAQAAIAGSQKVSMSGLFGQILRAEGPRGLYRGLAPNFLKVVPAVSISYVVYERLKTQLGVKSR; this is translated from the exons ATGCTCGGCCTGTGCCTTTACGTGCCGGTGTCCAACGCGGACCCGGTGGAGGTGGATTGTTTCGAGTCCAAGGGGCTTCCGTCGCAGCTAAAGTCTCTCTTCAACAAGCTCAGCGTGTTCCTGCCTTCTCAGGAGTTTTCAGCCTACAAAAGATGGCGGAAG AAAACcttgaaaagagaagaaaataccTCTGACGGCCAGCTGGACTTTGAAGAGTTTGTTCACTACCTGCAGGATTACGAGAAGGACCTGAAGCTGGTGGTGAAGAGCCTCACCAGGAGGAACACGG GCCACGTTGACCCTCAAGAGTTCATGCAGTCTCTTCAGgacctcggcgtgcacatctcctcGCAGCACGCGGAGAAAGCCCTCCAGAG catggACAAGAACGGCATGATAACCGTCAGCAGCAGCGACTGGAGCAACTTCCCCCTGGAGGAGAAGACGGAGGACATCCCGGAGATCATCCTCTACTGGAAGCACTCCACG ATATTCGATGTGGGAGAGAACCTGATGGTGCCCGACGAATTCAcggtggaggagaagcagacCGGCATGCTGTGGAAGCACCTGGTGGCGGGCGGAGGAGCCGGAGTCGTGTCGAGGACCTGCACCGCCCCGCTGGACCGCCTCAAGCTCATGATGCAG gtgtttGGCTCTCGCACCAACAAGATGTGCATCGTGGGCGGCTTGATGCAGATGATCAAGGAGGGAGGCGTGAGGTCGCTGTGGCGAGGAAATGGCGTGAACGTCATCAAGATCGCCCCCGAGTCCGCCCTCAAGTTCATGGCCTACGAGCAG ATCAAGCAGCTGATCGGCAGTGAGAAGGGAACTCTGAGCATCGGGGAGCGATTTGTTGCCGGATCTCTGGCCGGCGTGATCGCCCAGAGCACCATCTACCCCATGGAG gtcctgaagaCCCGGCTCGCCCTGAGGTCCACCGGTCAGTTCTCTGGCATCTCCGACTGTGCCAAGCAGATCTTCAGGAGAGAAGGCCTGGTGGCGTTCTACCGAGGCTACGTCCCCAACATGCTGGGCATCATCCCGTACGCCGGCATCGACCTGGCGGTCTACGAG accctgAAGAACCACTACCTGGACCAGTACAGCACCAACGGCTCCGCCAACCCCGGCGTGGTGGTGCTGCTGGCCTGCGGCACCGTGTCCAGCACCTGCGGGCAGCTGGCCAGCTACCCACTGGCTCTGGTGCGTACGCGAATGCAGGCGCAAG CTGCGATCGCCGGCTCCCAGAAGGTGTCGATGTCCGGCCTCTTCGGGCAGATCCTGCGGGCCGAGGGCCCGAGGGGCCTCTACAGGGGCCTCGCCCCCAACTTCCTCAAGGTCGTGCCTGCCGTCAGCATCAGCTACGTGGTGTACGAGCGCCTGAAGACACAGCTCGGGGTAAAGTCGCGCTGA
- the LOC130196674 gene encoding palmitoyltransferase ZDHHC12-A-like — protein sequence MVQNMFRTGFLVRATHTLLTWVITLILFLHNTDLRRCEERGELLPPVLFFLLVMLSVLLYFAVSLMDPGFVLTDTVKGSNEEMESMIPQTSTPRMRRCGYCLLQQQPMRAKHCQTCKRCVRRFDHHCPWMENCVGERNHRWFMVYLLVQLLALLWALHALSGLSPVVSWDQWFRANGFLLAALCVVGVFSAVVLVLLCCHLYLVSVNCTTWEFMARHRISYLKNRGDERSPFDRGPLCNLRDFCCARSAVTWEATYDRSAPNSV from the exons ATGGTTCAGAACATGTTTAGGACCGGGTTCCTGGTGCGGGCCACACACACCCTGCTCACCTGGGTCATCACCCTCATCCTGTTCCTGCACAACACCG accTGCGGCGCTGTGAGGAGCGAGGAGAGCTGCTGCCTCCGGTCCTGTTCTTCCTCCTCGTAATGTTGTCGGTTCTCTTGTACTTTGCCGTTTCCTTAATGGACCCCGGCTTCGTCCTCACGGACACGGTGAAG GGTTCAAATGAGGAAATGGAGTCGATGATTCCTCAGACGTCGACCCCTCGGATGCGGCGCTGTGGATACTGCCTGCTGCAG caGCAGCCAATGAGAGCAAAGCACTGTCAGACATGTAAGCGCTGCGTCCGCCGCTTCGACCACCACTGCCCCTGGATGGAGAACTGCGTGGGCGAGAGGAACCACCGCTGGTTCATGGTCTACCTGCTGGTGCAGCTGCTCGCTCTGCTGTGGGCGCTGCACGCCCT GTCCGGCCTCTCTCCCGTCGTCTCCTGGGACCAATGGTTCCGGGCCAACGGGTTCCTGCTGGCGGCGCTGTGCGTGGTGGGCGTGTTCTCCGCGGTGGTCCTGGTGCTGCTGTGCTGCCACCTCTACCTGGTGTCGGTTAACTGCACCACGTGGGAGTTCATGGCGCGCCACCGCATCTCCTACCTGAAGAACCGCGGGGACGAGCGCAGCCCGTTCGATCGCGGGCCGCTCTGCAACTTGCGCGATTTTtgctgcgcgcgcagcgcggTCACGTGGGAGGCGACGTACGACCGGAGTGCGCCCAACTCTGTCTGA